Within Coriobacteriia bacterium, the genomic segment CCGCGACGCGACGGTGGAGGCGCTCAACGCCGCCCTCACGATGCCCGAGGACGAGCAGCGGGCGCGCAACGAAGCGATGCACCGGCGGCTGCGCCGCTACGACGTGCAGCGCTGGGCCGAGGATTTCCTGCAGAGCCTGCGGGTGACGAAGCGCCTCCAGGACGAGTACGACGAGAAGCTGCTCTCCGCGGAGCGCCGGCAGGCGCTCACGGACTCCTACGCCCGAGCGCCCAAGCGGCTCCTCGTGCTGGACTACGACGGCACGCTGATGGGTATCGCCGCGCGCCCGGAGAACGTCAGGCCCGACCCCGAGCTGCTTCAGCTCCTCGAGCGCCTTGCCGACGACAAGAAGAACGACGTGGCGATCGTCTCGGGGCGCGAACGCTCGACGCTGGAGGAGTGGCTCGGGCAACTGCCGGTGCGGCTCGCCGCGGAGCACGGCGCGTGGCTGCGGAGCCGCGAGGGCGAGTGGGTGACCAGCGGCCCTCTGACCAACGCGTGGAAGGAACGGGTGCGCCCGCTGCTCGAGATGTTCACGGACCGCACGCCGGGCTCCTTCATCGAGGAGAAGGACTTCTCCCTGGTGTGGCACTTCCGCAAGGCGCACCCGGACATGGCGGGCACCCGGGTGAGCGAGCTCAAGGAGACGCTCGTCGGGATGACCGGCGAGATGGGGCTGGGCCTGCTCGAGGGGAAGAAGGTGCTCGAGGTCAAGAACCAGGGCGTGAACAAGGGTCAAGCGGCGCACCGGTGGATGGAGCGGGCGGAACCCCAGTTCATCCTCGCGATGGGCGACGACCGCACCGATGAGGACCTGTTCGAGGCGGCGCCGGAGTGGGCATGGACGATTCGCGTCGGCCGGGGACCGTCGCGTGCGGCTTACAGCCTCTCCTCGGTGGACGACGCGCGGATGCTCCTGTGGGAGCTGGCCGCCGAAGGGGACCGGGAGCCCGCCGAGGGGCTCGTGAGGTCCTAGGTGCGGGCCCGCCGGGCCGTCGTGGAAACACGGGGGGGCAGCGATGCTGATCGTTGAGGATTACCTGCCTATCGTCGGCAAAGAGGTGATCGGCAGCCTGCACGCCAAGGCGCGCAAACTGTACGGCAAGCGCGTCATGCACGTGAACGCGACGTACTACGGCGGCGGCGTGGCCGAGATGCTCCAGACGTTCGTGCCGCTCATGAACAACATCGGTATCGACGCGGACTGGCGCATCGTGCCGGGCCCGGTCGACTTCTTCAACATCACCAAGCAGTTCCACAACGGGCTGCACGGCCAGGACTTCGACCTCACCGAGGAGATGAAGAAGCTCTACGTGATGAACAACGGCGATTTCGCCACGTACGCCAAGCTCGACGACGACATCATCATCATCCACGACCCGCAGCCGCTGCCGCTCATACGCTTCTACGCCAAGAGGCAGCCCTGGATCTGGCGCTGCCACGTCGACCTCACCAACCCCCATTCCGACCTATGGGAGTTCCTCGCCCCGTTCATCCTGCGCTACGACCGGGTCGTGGTGTCGCACGAGGACTACGTGCAGAAGGACCTGCCGAACGAGCACGTCATCCAGCACCCCGCCATAGACCCGCTGGCGCTGAAGAACCGGGACATGGAGGAGGACGAGATCGCGCTGCACCTCTTCAAGCTCGGGGTCCCGGCTGACAAGCCCTACATCCTGCAGGTGAGCCGCTTCGACAAGTGGAAGGACATGCCCGGGGTCATCGAGACGTTCAAGCGCCTGCGCGACGACTTCGACTGCCGCGTCGTGCTGTGCGGGTCGATGGCCTCCGACGATCCCGAGGGCATCCAGATCTACCAGCAGGTCGTGGAAGACACGATCGAGATGCGCGAGTCGGGCGATGTCATCCTGGTCACCGACGCCAGCAACGCCGAGGTCAACGCACTTCAGCGCGGAGCGGCCGTCGTGACGCAGAAGTCCAGCCGGGAGGGCTTCGGGCTCACCGTCACCGAGGCGATGTGGAAGGCCAAACCGGTCGTCTCCACCACCGTGGGCGGCATACCGCTGCAGATCGAGCACGAGAAGACCGGTCTGCTCTCCGCGCCGGACGACTTCGAGGGGTTCGTGCGCAACGTCCGGCGGATCATGGAGGACCCGGGGTTCGGAGCGGAGCTCGGCCGCGCCGCCAAGGAGAAGGTCCGCACCGACTTCCTGATCACGCGGATGCTCTCGCACGACCTCGACATGCTCAACGACCTGCTGATGGAAGGCGTCCCGCCGAGGGTCTGAGGGGCCCGGGCCGGCGCGCCGCAGGATCGCGAGGCGGGGCGCGCGTCTCCCGGTGGCGTTGCGCTAGCATGTTGCGCGTGACTTCGATCGGGAGGCCGGCCCGGATGGACCCGCTGTTCGAACGCTTCATCCTGCCTGCCGCGCTCGTCGCGGCCGGCGCTCTGGCCGGCGGGCTTGTCGACGCCCTGATGCACTCGGCGATCGAGCGCTCCGGCAGCCGCCGCGGCTGGGTCGGCACCGCCGCGGCCGCGCGCGCCGTGCGGGGGATGCCCACGGCGCTGGGCGCCCTGGCCGGCGCGTACTTCGCCGTCGTCTCCGCCGGCCTGTCACCGCGCGCCGAGGCGCTCGCGATGCGCTGGCTGTTCACCGGCGCCGTAGCCGCCGCGACCTTGGCGGCCGTGCGCCTGTCCTCGGGACTGGTGCGCGTCTACATGCGCCGAGAGGACACGCCGCTGCCCTCGACCTCGATCTTCGTGAACCTCACACGCATCGTCGTGATCTCGATCGGCGCCCTGCTGGCGCTGAACGGGCTCGGCGTCTCCATCACTCCCCTGCTCACCGCGCTGGGCGTAGGAGGTTTGGCCGTCGCTTTGGCGCTCCAGGACACGCTGGGCAACCTCTTCGCCGGCCTGACCGTGGCGGCATCAAGGAAGATATGTCCCGGCGACTTCATCCGCATCCTCGACACGGAGGTGGAAGGGACCGTCATCGACATCACGTGGCGATACACCTCGTTGCTCCAGCCGGCGAACAACGTGGCCGTCGTGCCGAACGCGAGGCTCGCGGCGGCCACGTTCGTGAACTTCTCGCGCCCGGAGGCCCGGATGGCCTTCGTGGTCGAGGTGCCCCTCGACCCCCGCACCGACGTCGCGGCGGCACGCCGGATCGCGTCCGAGGTCGCCGGCGCCGTGTCGGCCGAGAGCCCGTCGGCCGCCAGCGACAGAGAGCCCGTCGCGCGCGTGGGCGCCTTCACGCCGGCCGGGGTGATCCTGAACGTGGTGCTGCACGTGAGCGAGTACGCCGGCCAGTTCGCGCTGCGCGACGAGTTCCTGGCGCGGCTGCATGCGCGGTTCGCCGAGGAGGGCGTCGAGCTCGCGGCGCCGTTCCTCCGTCCGTGACGCTCCACCCCGAAGGCCCCGGGTCCCTCAAGTCGCGCCCTCCTGTTCCCGATACCAACGACGTACGTGCGCGCCCCCCTGACGAGGGAGTGATCGATGCCTGCCCGGACGATGTCCCGCCCGCTGCTCGCGGTCCTCACGGCGCTGCTCGTCGGTGCGCTGCTGTCGAGCGGCTGCTCGCTCCTTCCGGTGACCACCTCGCCCGACCCGGCGCCTTCCGGGGGCATAGCGCCTCCGGCCAAGCCCGCGGCGGTCGCCACCTCCACGGTGGAGCCCGAGGACGAGCTCGATCTCGCCGCGGTCGAGGCCGTGGACGGCAAGCGGCTGAGAAAGCTGGCCGCGGCAGGAGCCGTCATCGTCGACGTGCGCGAGAAGGATGACTTCGAGCTCGAGCGCCTCCCCGAAGCGGTGAACGTGCCTATGTCGGAGTTCACCGAGAAGGCCGGCAAGTGGGCCGAGGACGAGGCCATCGTCGTGTACGGATCCAAGGACGCGAAGGCGAAGACCGCGGCCTCGTGGCTCGTGCGCAACGGGTACGAGAAGGTCTACCGCCTCAAAGGCGGCATCGAGGACTGGGACGGCGAGCGTGAGGGCGTGCTTGCGAAGTACCGCCTCGACAAGCCGACCGTCATCTACGTCTACTCGCCGTCCTGCGACGTCTGCGCGCAGACCACGCCGGAGTTCGAGAAGCTCAAGAAGAAGTACGGCAAGAAGATCGACATGGAGGCCGTCGACGCCCGCCTGTTGGTCTACGCCCTGTACCTCCTGGGCTCCCAGGCCAAGACCGACGAGGAGAAGCTCGCCGCCGCAGGCGCGATCCTGATGGTCACGAACGATTCCCCTCCCGTCTTCTACATGGTCGATCCCGACCCGCGGGTCTACCGCAAGGTAGGAGGCTACGACGGCCTGCGCGTACTGTGGTCGTGGCTGCAGAAGCA encodes:
- a CDS encoding glycosyltransferase — protein: MLIVEDYLPIVGKEVIGSLHAKARKLYGKRVMHVNATYYGGGVAEMLQTFVPLMNNIGIDADWRIVPGPVDFFNITKQFHNGLHGQDFDLTEEMKKLYVMNNGDFATYAKLDDDIIIIHDPQPLPLIRFYAKRQPWIWRCHVDLTNPHSDLWEFLAPFILRYDRVVVSHEDYVQKDLPNEHVIQHPAIDPLALKNRDMEEDEIALHLFKLGVPADKPYILQVSRFDKWKDMPGVIETFKRLRDDFDCRVVLCGSMASDDPEGIQIYQQVVEDTIEMRESGDVILVTDASNAEVNALQRGAAVVTQKSSREGFGLTVTEAMWKAKPVVSTTVGGIPLQIEHEKTGLLSAPDDFEGFVRNVRRIMEDPGFGAELGRAAKEKVRTDFLITRMLSHDLDMLNDLLMEGVPPRV
- a CDS encoding mechanosensitive ion channel family protein, coding for MDPLFERFILPAALVAAGALAGGLVDALMHSAIERSGSRRGWVGTAAAARAVRGMPTALGALAGAYFAVVSAGLSPRAEALAMRWLFTGAVAAATLAAVRLSSGLVRVYMRREDTPLPSTSIFVNLTRIVVISIGALLALNGLGVSITPLLTALGVGGLAVALALQDTLGNLFAGLTVAASRKICPGDFIRILDTEVEGTVIDITWRYTSLLQPANNVAVVPNARLAAATFVNFSRPEARMAFVVEVPLDPRTDVAAARRIASEVAGAVSAESPSAASDREPVARVGAFTPAGVILNVVLHVSEYAGQFALRDEFLARLHARFAEEGVELAAPFLRP
- a CDS encoding rhodanese-like domain-containing protein, with the protein product MPARTMSRPLLAVLTALLVGALLSSGCSLLPVTTSPDPAPSGGIAPPAKPAAVATSTVEPEDELDLAAVEAVDGKRLRKLAAAGAVIVDVREKDDFELERLPEAVNVPMSEFTEKAGKWAEDEAIVVYGSKDAKAKTAASWLVRNGYEKVYRLKGGIEDWDGEREGVLAKYRLDKPTVIYVYSPSCDVCAQTTPEFEKLKKKYGKKIDMEAVDARLLVYALYLLGSQAKTDEEKLAAAGAILMVTNDSPPVFYMVDPDPRVYRKVGGYDGLRVLWSWLQKH